The DNA sequence TGGTTTCCCGGACATAGTGGCCCAGAACCCTCGGGAATGTCCCGGTCGAGCGCGGATGCCCCATCTGGTCGGACTTGCCGTCGGCGTACCCGCCGTCACTCGCGATCATGTTCCAGGGTTGGACCAGCAAATCGCGGAGATCCTTCTCCTTGATGGCGCCGAGGGTTATGCCGACCGGCTTGGTGCTGGCCATGATCAAGTCGGCCACGGCGTCGAAGCGGTCCTTTTTCTCGCGCGTCGCGATTTCTGAGAGATACCGGCCAACCAGCGCCGGCCGCTCCGAACTCGTGGTAACCCGCATGGCCGTGTAGCCGGTGGCTTTGAGCCAGGCAAACCCGCCGTCCACGCCGTTCTCGCTGGCCTCTTTGATCTTGGCGCGAGTGGCTGGGTCTTTGAGCGCCGCCTTGAGGTCGAAGCCGGCCTGGCCCCGCAGTTCTTTGGGTAGCACGATGATCCCGGTCAACGCCGAGGTGGCGGCCCCGTCGTAGGGGTACTGATCGGACACCGCATCGACGCCCCGGAGCCGCGCCGCGTTCACCATCTTGATGACCTCTTGGATCTTCCCCTCGTTCTCGAGCCCGACGGCCTTCTCATGGCCAATCTTGGGGGCCACCCCGGCCCGCTCGCCGATCTCGATGCACTCCTGGTCGGACCAGAGAAACCGCTTGACCGGGTCGCGAACATGAGAATCGTAAACCCCGCGATACGGTGCGACGACCCGGGCCAGCTCCACCACTTCCTCGGTAGTGGAGAACATCCCGGGTTCGTACATCAGGCCGCTCGAGAGCCCAACGGCTCCGAGCTCCATCCCTTCCTTAACCATGGCCTTCATCCGGTCGAGCTCATCGGCCGTGGGCGGTCGTTGCGGGTTGCTCATCACGGCCCGGCGCACCGCGTTGTGCCCAACGTAGAGGGCCACGTTGGTTCCGGCTCCTTGCGTGGCGAGCGCCGTCACGACCCGCTTCATCATGTCCGGCGCGTATCCGCCGTCCGGCCCGCCTAGCACCGTGGTGACGCCCTGCCGCACGGCGCCCTCGTTCCAGCGCCGCTCCGCTCCGATGATCGCGTCCACCGTGTGCGAATGAACGTCGATGAACCCGGGTGCGAGGACCAGCCCCGCCGCCCGAACCCGCAGTCTGGTCGGACGGGTGCCCAACGCGCCCGGCTTGGCCACGACGGTGATCCACCCGTTCTGGACTCCGACATCACCGAAGTAGCCGGGCTGGCCCGACCCATCGACGATCCGGGCCCCGGCAATGATGACATCGAGCGAATCGGTCATCGCAGGAACCCGCTGCGCCGCCGCGGGCAGCGACAGGCCAGCCATCGCGGCGAAATGGATCAGGATGCGAGGCATCGTTCGAACTCCAGTTGGTCAATGGCGGCCTCGGTGCACACGACCAGCACGATGCTGGCCGGACCCAAGGCAAGGTGGTCTTTCAACCCGCGGCAAGCGGGGTCTTCCATGATGGCCAGGAGCCCGCCGGTGGTGGCCGCCCCGGAATTCCCGGCCTCGATCGCCGGCTCACCGGGAGCGGCGCGATAAAGGAGCCGCACGGCCTCTTCGGCATAGCGGTCGTCGATGGCCAGGACTGCGTCAACGCCGCGCCGGATATTGGGCCAGGACGGGAGCGACACCTCGCCGCAATTGAGGCACGCCATCGTCGTCTGGCGATTCCCGGTCGCCTCGATCGGCCGACCACCCGGGGCCAGCAGCGATTCGGTGAGACACGCCCCTTCCGCCGGTTCGACCCCAACGACCCTCGGGCCGTCGGCTCGGGACCGGAAGTGATCGACTCCGGCGTGGAGGATGCCGCCGACCCCGCCCGGGATCAGCACCGGGTCCGGTGCCGGCCACCGGTGCTCGGCCAGTTGCTCGTCGATCTCCTGATAAAGGGTCCGGTAGCCCTCGACCACCAGGGGCGGAATTTCGAGATACCCCTCGTACCCGACATCGGAGATGATCTGCCAACCCCGCTCCCGGCTGACCCGGTCGCACTCCCGTACGGCATCCTCGTAGGTACCGTCCACCAGGACGACCGTAGCGCCCTCGCCCCGGATGTTCTCGATCCGAGCCGGCGCGGCGTGGGCCGGCAGGAAGATCACGCACGGCACCTTCATCAGCCGCGCCGACCAGGCCACCGCCCGCCCATGGTTCCCTTCACTCGCGGTGGAGACGGTATCGAACGAACCAGGACGGAGCTCGAGCAAGCGGTGGAGCGCCCACGATCCGCCCAGCCCCTTGAAGGCTTTGAGACCAAAGCGAGTTCCCTCGTATTTGACGTAGAGATCGCCGATGCCGAGCCGGTGGGCCAAAGCCGTCCGCCGAATCAACGGCGTAGGCGCGTAGCCGGCCAGGCTCCGGTGAAACGCCCGGACGCCATCCGGCACCGGTGCCGGAAGCGCGCCCGGCTCGCGATAGGAATTGAGGACGAACCGGGTGGTCACCGCTCAGTCCTCGTGGCGGAGCCCGCCGATTTCGATGACCGTCCCGATCCCGAGTTCAGCCGCCCGAGCCGCCACATAGT is a window from the Gemmatimonadota bacterium genome containing:
- a CDS encoding pyridoxal-phosphate dependent enzyme, translating into MTTRFVLNSYREPGALPAPVPDGVRAFHRSLAGYAPTPLIRRTALAHRLGIGDLYVKYEGTRFGLKAFKGLGGSWALHRLLELRPGSFDTVSTASEGNHGRAVAWSARLMKVPCVIFLPAHAAPARIENIRGEGATVVLVDGTYEDAVRECDRVSRERGWQIISDVGYEGYLEIPPLVVEGYRTLYQEIDEQLAEHRWPAPDPVLIPGGVGGILHAGVDHFRSRADGPRVVGVEPAEGACLTESLLAPGGRPIEATGNRQTTMACLNCGEVSLPSWPNIRRGVDAVLAIDDRYAEEAVRLLYRAAPGEPAIEAGNSGAATTGGLLAIMEDPACRGLKDHLALGPASIVLVVCTEAAIDQLEFERCLAS